The genome window ACGCCCGGGGACAGGACCGACCGCGTCACCTGGCCCCGGATCAGGCACCCGGCGCTGATGATCGACTCGCTGGCGATGCCGCCCGAGCTGAAGCGGGCCGGCGACAGCTGGTTGGAGTGCGTGTAGATGGGCCAGTTGCGGTTGTAGAGGTTGAAGGCCGGGCGCTCCGCGATCAGGTCCATGTGCGCCTCGTAGTACGCGTCCAGGGTGCCCACGTCCCGCCAGTAGCCCCGGTCGCGATTGGTCTCGCCGGGCACGTGGTTGGCGCTGAAGTCGTACAGCTGGGCCTCGCCGCGCTCGGTGAGCTGGGGCAGGATCGAACCGCCCATGTCGTGCACCGAGTTCTCGTCCTCGGCGTCCCGCTGCAACGCCTCGATCAGCGCCTTGGTGGTGAAGATGTAGTTGCCCATGGAGGCGAAGACGGTGTCGGGGTCGCCCGGCAGTCCGGGCGGGTCGGCGGGCTTCTCCAGGAAGCGTTCGACCGTCTGGCCGTCCGAGCCGGGCGTGATCACGCCGAAGGAGGAGGATTCCGCGCGCGGCACCCGTATGCCCGCGACGGTCACGCCCGCCCCGCCCTCGATGTGCTGTGCGAGCATCTGCCGCGGGTCCATGCGGTAGACGTGGTCGGCGCCGAACACCGCCACGTACTCCGGCTGTTCGTCGTGGATCAGGTTCAGCGACTGCAGGATCGCGTCCGCGCTGCCCAGGTACCAGCGCGGGCCGAGCCGCTGCTGGGCCGGTACCGGGGTGACGTAGTTGCCGAGCAGGCTGGACATCCGCCAGGTGGTGGTGATGTGCCGGTCCAGCGAGTGCGACTTGTACTGCGTGAGCACGCAGATGCGCAGGATGTCGCCGTTGACGAGGTTCGACAGGACGAAGTCCACGAGGCGGTAGGTCCCGCCGAAGGTCACGGCTGGTTTCGCACGGTCGGCGGTGAGCGGCATCAGCCGCTTGCCCTCCCCGCCGGCCAGTACGATTCCCAGCACCGAAGGTCCACCGCGCCGCATGCCGCCGCCCCTCTACGCCCGGTTGTGCTGCACTTTGCTGATTACTACCCCTGTTTGAGGACACCCTCGTACAGGCGGACCGTGCGCCGGGCCACCGCGTCCCAGCCGAACTCCCCCGCCGCGCGCTCCCGTCCGGCCTCGCCCATCCGCCGCGCGGCCACCGGATCGGCGAGGACGGCGTCGAGAGCACGTGCGAGGTGCTCCTCGAAGCCGTCGTCCACATCGACCAGCAGGCCGGTACGGCCGTCGTCCACGACCTCCGGAATGCCGCCGGTGCGCGAGGCCACCACGGCGGTGCCGCACGCCATGGCCTCCAGGTTGACGATGCCGAGCGGCTCGTACACCGACGGACAGACGAACACCGTGGCATGGGTGAGGAGCTGGATCACCTCGGGGCGCGGCAGCATCTTGGGGATCCAGTGCACGCCCTCACGGCCCCTGCTCAGCTCCTCGAACAGGTCACGGAACTCGCGGTCGATCTCGGGGGTGTCCGGCGCGCCCGCGCACAGGACGACCTGGGCCGCCGGGTCGATGTGCCGCACCGCGCGCAGCAGATGGGGCACGCCCTTCTGGCGGGTGATCCGCCCGACGAACAGGACGTAGGGGCGGTCCGGGTCGACGCCGATGCGGGCGAGGACGTCCGTGCCGGGGTCCGGCCGGTACAGGGTGGTGTCGATGCCGTTGTGCACGACGTGGACCCGTGCCGGATCGAGGGCCGGGTAGCAGGCGAGGATGTCGTCGCGCATGGCGCCGGAGACGGCGATCACCGCGTCCGCGGCCTCGATCGCGGTGCGCTCCGCCCAGCTGGAGAGCGCGTACCCGCCGCCGAGCTGTTCGGCCTTCCAGGGGCGCAGCGGCTCCAGCGAGTGCGCGGTCATCACGTGCGGGATGCCGTACAGCAGCTTGGCGAGGTGGCCGGCGAGGTTGGCGTACCAGGTGTGGGAGTGGACCAGGTCGCGGCCCTGGAGGGCGGCGGTCATGGCCAGGTCCACGGAGAAGGTGCGCAGCGCCTCGTTGGCGGAGTCGAGGCCGCTCCACGGCCGGTGGCGTATGACGCCGCCCGCGCCGCCCTCACCCCAGCAGTGCACGTCGAGGTCGACGAGGGAGCGCAACTCCCGCGCGAGGAACTCGACATGGACGCCCGCACCGCCGTACACGTCCGGCGGGTACTCCCGGGTCAGCAGTCCCACACGCACCCGGTACCCCCTGTCTCAGCGGCTGGTTCCCACATGGTCACCCAGATGCGGCCGTTGCGGAAGACCACCTGTGTTCACTCGCGCCCCGGCGGGCGGTCGAAGCAGCAGTCGCCGCACAGTCCGCCCGCGGGCAGCCTGTAGTAGAGGCAGCAGCTGCGGCGGCGGCCGGTGGCGGGGTCCAGGGTGCCGGACAGCTCGGGGTGCGCGAACAGTCCAGCGGCGAGGGAGCGGGCCCGCTCCCGCACGTCCGTACGGCCGGTCTCCCGCGCCCAGCGGTCGACCATGCGGACCGTGCCGGCGAGCGCGGAGCCCGCGTTGCCCCACAACAGCCGTGCGGAGACGCTGTGGCGCGCTCTGAGGACGGCCGCAAGGGGCGCGAGGTGTCCCTCACGTACGACCTTGTCGAGCGAGGCGACGGGCAGCGGGCGCACCTCGCTCAGCCAGAGGTCGTCGGGCACACCGCCCTCCGGGTCCCAGCGCAGCAGCCGGGGATCGAGGTCGGGCACCCGCCCGTACAGCGCTGCGCTGCCCAGCGCGACGGACCAGATCCGGGCCGCCAGGCCCTGGTGGGCGAGGGAGGCGGCGACCCGGAGCTCCGGTGCCCGGAGACTGTGCGCGACCTTGCGGATGCGCTCGGCCAGTGGATCCGCGCCGCCCTCCGGCGGCTCGGACGCGTACGCCTGCGCCAGCGTGGGCAACGCCCCACGCGGCGGTGCTCCGGTGCGCAGGACGAAGAAGCCGCCGAGCGCGCCCAGCGCCGAGAGGTCGGGGTCGAGGTCCAGGAGGTCCACGAGGTCAGTACTACCAAGCGCGCTGCGGGCTCCGGGCTTCGGGCTACGGCTCCGGGCTCCGGGACCGGCCCGTCGGCGCCCCTCTCGGGGATGAGAGAAACGCTCTCGTACTCCATCGGCAGTATGACCCAATGGGTGCTCAGGGACGACGACGGGGAACAGCCTCGGGCGGCATCGTGTTGACCATGGAAGAAGACCGTTCGTCGCGCCGGGCCGCCCGCTCCGGCCCCACGCGAAGGAGTCGCTGATGAGCGCCCTCGCGTTGTCCGTGCTCCTGTCGCTCGTCTCCGCCGTCGCGTACGCGGGCGGGGCGATCGTGCAGGAGCAGGTCGCCGTGTCCGCGCCCGGCCGGTCCTACGCGCCGCTGCGCAGGCCGGTCTGGTGGGCGGCGGTCGTGCTGAACGGTCTCGGCGGGCTGCTGCACGTGGCGGCGCTCGCCTACGGCCCCTTGAGCCTGGTCCAGCCGCTGGGCGCGCTGACCATCGTGTTCGCGCTGCCGATGGCGGCCCTGTGCGTGGGTCGCCGGGCGGGGACGACCGCCTGGCGCGGTGCCGTCATGGCGGCCGTGGGTCTCGCGGTCCTGCTGTCCCTGGTCGGCGTCTCCGACACGCACTCCCTCGGCGGCGCCCAGCGGATGACGCTGGCCCTGGTCACCGCCGGTGGCGTGATGACGCTGATGGTCGCGGGACGGGCGACGCACCGGCATCCGGCGGTGCGCAGCGTGCTGTTGGCGGTGGCGTCCGGTGTCGCGTTCGGCATGTCGTCGGTGTTCACCAAGACGGTCGCGGTGGACTGGACCGGCGGGGTCTCCCTCGCGGACCTGCCGAGCCTGGCGGCGATAGGCGTCTTCGCGACGGCCGGTCTGCTGCTGTCGCAGGCCTCCTACCGGGGCGCGGGCCTCGCGGCACCGCTCGCCACGCTGACCGTCGTCAATCCGGTGGCGGCGGCCGCGGTGGGCATCACCCTGTTCGGCGAGACCTTCCGCTACGGCACCACGGGCACCGTACTCGCCCTGGTCTGCGGTGTTCTCGCCGCCGGCGGACTGATCCTGCTGACCACGGAGCGGATCGACGGCGAGCGGCGCCCGACGGCGGTCGGCGAGGCCGTCAGGGAGGCCGTGGGCGAGCCGTGGCCGAAGGCGCGGTCGGTCCCGGAGCCTGCGACGCCCGTGCGGAAGACGGTCCCGGGCGAGCGGGGCATGGTCGAGAAGGCGTACGAGGACTGGGATCCCGCCGCGTACGGCGAGCCGTCGCGCCCGTACGACCCCCTGCACACCGGGGTGTTCATTCCGGCGCCCGTCCCGGACCGGCATCGCGCTCGGGCGGGGTCCTGACCGGTCCGGTCCCGTCGGTATCGGCCCGACCGGTGTCAGACGGTGACGCCACCCGCGCGGAGATAGGCGACCGGATCGATGTCGCTGCCGAACCCGGGCCCCGTCCGCACCTCGAAGTGCAGATGCGGGCCCGTGCTGTTGCCCGTGGAGCCGGAACGGCCGATGCGCTGGCCGGCCACCACGCTCTGCCCGTCCTTGACGGAGATCGCCGACAGATGGGCGTACTGCGTGTAGCGGCCGTCGGCGTGCCGGATGACCACCTGGTAGCCGAAGGAGCCGCCCCAGCCGGCACCGACCACCTGCCCGGCCGCGACCGCCCGCACGGAGGTGCCGGTCGGCACGGGGAAGTCGACGCCGGTGTGGTAGCCCTTCGACCACGCCGACCCCGCGGCGTGGTAGCGGGTGCCCGTAGCGGCGTTCACCGGGGCGACCATGGAGTGGGTGGGGGCGCTGTGGTGTGAAGGCGTCTTCCGCGGGGTCGACTTGTGGGTTCCCTCGGACGTCTTGTGGGTCCGCTCGGACGTCTTGTGAGTCGTCGCCTCGGACGTCTTGCGGGTCCGCTGCGGCGTCGCCTCCGGGTGCGCCGGGGCCTTGGCCGCCTTGCCGCCCTTGGCCCGCAGGTTCAGCCGCTGGCCCGGCAGGATGAGGTCCGGGTCCGCGCCGACCGTCGTCCGGTTGGCCGCGTACAGCCCCTGCCAGCCGCCCTGGACGTGGTGGGAGTCGGCGATGCCGGAGAGTGTGTCGCCGTGCACCACGGTGTACATCTCGGTGGTGCCCGCCTGCGACTGGGGCGTGGTCTGCGGTTTCACGTCGCGAACTGAACGTTTGACGGTCGCCGGCGCGGCCTGTGATGCGTCGGGGCCGGATCCGCCCCGGGTCAGACCGGCGCGTACGGAGCACATCGGCCAGGCGCCGGGCCCCTGTCCCTTGAGGACCTTCTCGGCCACGGCGATCTGCTGGTCCCTGGTGGCGATGTCCGCGCGCCGCGCGTACGCCGTCCCCCCGTAGGCCTCCCAGGTCGACTGCGTGAACTGCAGTCCCCCGTAATAGCCGTTGCCGGTGTTGATGCCCCAGTCGCCGCTGGACTCGCAGGCGGCGACCTTGCTCCAGGTGTCCACGTCGGCCGCCTGCGCGACGCCGGTGCCGATGAGCGGGAGTGCCATGCCGGCGCCGCCCGCCGTGACGGTGAGCGAGGCGCGGTTGATCCTTGTCGGCTGATACCGGCGGTGCCGGCCGCGTACGGCCATGGAAAGCCCCCTCGACATGCGTCAGGAGGGGCAAAAGTAAATGCCGCGAACAGGCCATGACAAGACGGGGAATCGGTCGCTCCGTCTCGTGAACTGGCCGGGAATCGCGCCTGGTTGTGGTTGCGGCCGGCGGAGGGAACTGCCGGGGTGCGCGCGTGGCGCCTGCTCCCCGGCGGGAGACCCCGGACGGCGGTGGCAGACCACGGACGGCATCGGGAGATTCCGGATGTGCGGCGGGTGTACCGGCGCGTCACGATGGTCACCGGGCAATACTGACCAGCACGAGCGGCACCACCCTTCGATGATGTCGTCCGGACCGAACCGGCACCGCCGATTCCAGGACCTCTAGGAGCCAACCGTTATGAGCACTTCAGCCCAGATCGGCGTCACGGGTCTCGCGGTCATGGGCCGCAACCTCGCCCGTAACTTCGCGCGCAACGGCTACGCGGTCGCCCTGCACAACCGGACCGTGTCACGGACCCATGAACTGGTGAAGGAGTTCGGACACGAGGGCGACTTCGTGCCGACCGAGTCCGCCGAGGACTTCGTGGCGGCGCTGGAGCGGCCACGGCGCCTGATGATCATGGTGAAGGCGGGCGGGCCTACGGACGCAGTGATCCAGGAGTTCGCGCCGCTGCTCGAGCCCGGTGACATGATCATCGACGGCGGCAACGCGCACTTCGCGGACACCCGCCGCCGCGAGAAGGAACTGCGGGAGCAGGGCATCCACTTCGTCGGCACCGGCATCTCCGGAGGCGAGGAGGGCGCGCTGCACGGGCCGAGCATCATGCCGGGCGGCTCGGCCGAGTCGTACGAGTCGCTGGGTCCGATGCTGGAGAAGATCTCCGCGAAGGCGAAGGACGGCGCGCCGTGTGTGACCCACGTCGGCCCGGACGGCGCCGGGCACTTCGTGAAGATGGTGCACAACGGCATCGAGTACGCCGACATGCAGCTGATCGGCGAGGCGTACCAGTTGCTGCGCGACGTCGCCGGCTACTCCCCCGCCGAGATCGCGGAGATCTTCCGCACCTGGAACACCGGCCGCCTGGACTCGTACCTGATCGAGATCACGGCGGAGGTGCTCTCCCACGTGGACGCGGCGACGGGCAAGCCGTTCGTGGACGTGGTCCAGGACCAGGCGGAGCAGAAGGGCACCGGCCGCTGGACGGTGCAGATCGCGCTGGACCTCGGCGTTCCGGTGTCCGGCATCGCGGAGGCGGTCTTCGCCCGCTCGCTGTCCGGGCACACGGCGCTGCGCGAGGCGTCGCGGGGTCTGGCCGGGCCCAAGGCGTCACCGCTCGGCATGTCCGAGGCGGCGGCCTTCGCGGACCGGGTGGAGCA of Streptomyces cynarae contains these proteins:
- a CDS encoding (2Fe-2S)-binding protein, coding for MDLDPDLSALGALGGFFVLRTGAPPRGALPTLAQAYASEPPEGGADPLAERIRKVAHSLRAPELRVAASLAHQGLAARIWSVALGSAALYGRVPDLDPRLLRWDPEGGVPDDLWLSEVRPLPVASLDKVVREGHLAPLAAVLRARHSVSARLLWGNAGSALAGTVRMVDRWARETGRTDVRERARSLAAGLFAHPELSGTLDPATGRRRSCCLYYRLPAGGLCGDCCFDRPPGRE
- the glgA gene encoding glycogen synthase, with product MRVGLLTREYPPDVYGGAGVHVEFLARELRSLVDLDVHCWGEGGAGGVIRHRPWSGLDSANEALRTFSVDLAMTAALQGRDLVHSHTWYANLAGHLAKLLYGIPHVMTAHSLEPLRPWKAEQLGGGYALSSWAERTAIEAADAVIAVSGAMRDDILACYPALDPARVHVVHNGIDTTLYRPDPGTDVLARIGVDPDRPYVLFVGRITRQKGVPHLLRAVRHIDPAAQVVLCAGAPDTPEIDREFRDLFEELSRGREGVHWIPKMLPRPEVIQLLTHATVFVCPSVYEPLGIVNLEAMACGTAVVASRTGGIPEVVDDGRTGLLVDVDDGFEEHLARALDAVLADPVAARRMGEAGRERAAGEFGWDAVARRTVRLYEGVLKQG
- a CDS encoding transglycosylase family protein, whose translation is MAVRGRHRRYQPTRINRASLTVTAGGAGMALPLIGTGVAQAADVDTWSKVAACESSGDWGINTGNGYYGGLQFTQSTWEAYGGTAYARRADIATRDQQIAVAEKVLKGQGPGAWPMCSVRAGLTRGGSGPDASQAAPATVKRSVRDVKPQTTPQSQAGTTEMYTVVHGDTLSGIADSHHVQGGWQGLYAANRTTVGADPDLILPGQRLNLRAKGGKAAKAPAHPEATPQRTRKTSEATTHKTSERTHKTSEGTHKSTPRKTPSHHSAPTHSMVAPVNAATGTRYHAAGSAWSKGYHTGVDFPVPTGTSVRAVAAGQVVGAGWGGSFGYQVVIRHADGRYTQYAHLSAISVKDGQSVVAGQRIGRSGSTGNSTGPHLHFEVRTGPGFGSDIDPVAYLRAGGVTV
- the glgC gene encoding glucose-1-phosphate adenylyltransferase, with amino-acid sequence MRRGGPSVLGIVLAGGEGKRLMPLTADRAKPAVTFGGTYRLVDFVLSNLVNGDILRICVLTQYKSHSLDRHITTTWRMSSLLGNYVTPVPAQQRLGPRWYLGSADAILQSLNLIHDEQPEYVAVFGADHVYRMDPRQMLAQHIEGGAGVTVAGIRVPRAESSSFGVITPGSDGQTVERFLEKPADPPGLPGDPDTVFASMGNYIFTTKALIEALQRDAEDENSVHDMGGSILPQLTERGEAQLYDFSANHVPGETNRDRGYWRDVGTLDAYYEAHMDLIAERPAFNLYNRNWPIYTHSNQLSPARFSSGGIASESIISAGCLIRGQVTRSVLSPGVLVDPGAVVQGSVLHDNVHVGRGAIVRGAVLDKNVEVPPGATIGVNPERDAELYTVSKGGVIALGKGQRVS
- the gndA gene encoding NADP-dependent phosphogluconate dehydrogenase; amino-acid sequence: MSTSAQIGVTGLAVMGRNLARNFARNGYAVALHNRTVSRTHELVKEFGHEGDFVPTESAEDFVAALERPRRLMIMVKAGGPTDAVIQEFAPLLEPGDMIIDGGNAHFADTRRREKELREQGIHFVGTGISGGEEGALHGPSIMPGGSAESYESLGPMLEKISAKAKDGAPCVTHVGPDGAGHFVKMVHNGIEYADMQLIGEAYQLLRDVAGYSPAEIAEIFRTWNTGRLDSYLIEITAEVLSHVDAATGKPFVDVVQDQAEQKGTGRWTVQIALDLGVPVSGIAEAVFARSLSGHTALREASRGLAGPKASPLGMSEAAAFADRVEQALYASKIVSYTQGFHEIASGSAEYDWNIDLGEVASIWRGGCIIRAAFLDRIRSAYDARADLPSLLSDETFAQEIAAAQDDWREVLVAATRQGVPTPGFSAALAYYDALRAERLPAALTQGQRDFFGAHTYRRTDRAGSFHTLWGGDRSEVEA
- a CDS encoding DMT family transporter, whose amino-acid sequence is MSALALSVLLSLVSAVAYAGGAIVQEQVAVSAPGRSYAPLRRPVWWAAVVLNGLGGLLHVAALAYGPLSLVQPLGALTIVFALPMAALCVGRRAGTTAWRGAVMAAVGLAVLLSLVGVSDTHSLGGAQRMTLALVTAGGVMTLMVAGRATHRHPAVRSVLLAVASGVAFGMSSVFTKTVAVDWTGGVSLADLPSLAAIGVFATAGLLLSQASYRGAGLAAPLATLTVVNPVAAAAVGITLFGETFRYGTTGTVLALVCGVLAAGGLILLTTERIDGERRPTAVGEAVREAVGEPWPKARSVPEPATPVRKTVPGERGMVEKAYEDWDPAAYGEPSRPYDPLHTGVFIPAPVPDRHRARAGS